Below is a window of Prosthecochloris sp. GSB1 DNA.
CCAGATCGCCGTGGCCACCAATGCGGGGCAGATAAAAACCGGCAGCCTTTCGCGCTCCGACCGCATGGCCAAGTACAACGAATTGCTTCGTATAGAAGAGGAACTCGGCAGCGAGGCGCGCTATCCGGGCATCGGAGCGTTCAGGGTTTGATTTCAGGACAAGGGACTCCCGCTGCCGGGGAGTCCCCTTCGTTATTCTTATTTCGACGGCTTCCTGATCCCTGCCGAAATCCGTCGCGGCAGAGTCGTGTTTTCAGCCTATCGTCAAAGAGGCATTAGACTGTTACCTTGAAACATCACCTCAACGACATCTGGGACTATATCCGGTCCCATCCGAAAAAGATCTTTCTTCTCGTTCTCGTCGGGGTGTTTCTGCTTTGGGTGTTTTTCGGGAACTTCGGCGTTGTCGCGAGATTGCGCATGGAGGCCGAGAATCGCGCCCTCAAGGAAACCAGGGACAGGGAAGAGCGAAGGATCCTCGAAAATACGGTGGAAATCCGCAGGGCCCGCGATCCGGAAACCGTCGAAAAGATCGCCAGGGAAAAATACAATTTCCGCAAAGATGACGAGACGCTCTTCATTATCGAGGAAAATTAGCTTCGTTTTAATTAATCAATCAAGAGGTTACCGATCGAAAGCAGTATGCAGCATTTTCCCATATCCATGTACGCCTATCGCCGCAGGCCGACAGTAGAGGTCGGCTTCGGCGAGATCAGTCTCGGAGGATATCAGCCGATCAGGGTCGAGTCGATGACCACCACGCACACCATGGACACGAGGGCCACGGTCGAGCAGTGCCGGCGCCTTCACGACGCCGGATGCGAAATTATCCGTATGACGGTGCCGACCGAAAAGGATGCAGAAAATCTCGGGGCGATCCGCGACCAGCTTCGGAGGGACGGTATCCGGACCCCGTTGGTAGCGGACATTCATTTTTCCCGCAGGGCCGCCATGAAAGCCGTGGAGTACGTCGACAATGTGAGGATCAATCCCGGTAATTACGCGAACAGGAAGAAATTTTCGAACGACGAGTATACCGACGAAGCGTTCCGGGCCGAGTTCGGGAAGGTTCGCGAGGAGTTTCTTCCTCTGATAGCCAAGGCGAGGGAGTTCGGGGTGTCGATGCGCATCGGCACGAACCACGGCTCGCTCTCGGACCGCATGGTCAGCCGGTACGGCAATACGCCCGACGGAATGGTCGAGGCGGCGCTGGAGTTCGCCAGGATCTGCGAGGACGAGGGGTTCCACGATATCCTGTTTTCCATGAAGTCATCCAATGTCCGGGTAATGATACAGGCTTACAGGCTTCTCGTGACGAGGGCCGATAAGGAGCTTCGGCATGCATACCCGCTTCACC
It encodes the following:
- a CDS encoding FtsB family cell division protein, with protein sequence MKHHLNDIWDYIRSHPKKIFLLVLVGVFLLWVFFGNFGVVARLRMEAENRALKETRDREERRILENTVEIRRARDPETVEKIAREKYNFRKDDETLFIIEEN